A genomic region of Papaver somniferum cultivar HN1 chromosome 7, ASM357369v1, whole genome shotgun sequence contains the following coding sequences:
- the LOC113299500 gene encoding pre-rRNA-processing protein ESF2-like produces MMSEEREDQSDSSLPEIGNADIIISNDEKAESQKKKRKKLLLKEAKKARNRGVCYMSRIPPQMDPVKLRQVLSQYGEIDRIYLVPETKQLPQQVNRKKAGDFRGQGFSEGWVEFTNKRVAKRIAEMLNGEQMGGRKKSSFFYDIWNIKYLSKFKWEDLTEEIAYKHALREQKLTLEISAAKRERNFYMDKVDKSKGLTAIEERMKKKQKVQEQGSEINSDPQVDQQEPKVIRQFQQTRPVKDDSAQTKLRMSRDVLAGVFGGK; encoded by the exons ATGATGTCCGAAGAGCGAGAAGATCAAAGTGACTCTAGTTTACCAGAGATAGGAAATGCAGATATAATCATATCAAATGATGAAAAAGCCGAATCTCAGAAAAAGAAACGGAAGAAACTATTGTTAAAAGAAGCTAAGAAGGCACGGAACCGTGGAGTTTGTTATATGAGTAGGATACCTCCTCAAATGGACCCAGTAAAGCTACGCCAAGTTCTTTCTCAGTATGGAGAAATTGATAGGATTTACCTTGTGCCTGAAACGAAGCAGTTACCTCAGCAAGTAAATCGCAAGAAAGCTGGTGATTTTCGAGGTCAAGGCTTTTCAGAAGG GTGGGTTGAATTTACGAATAAAAGAGTTGCAAAGAGGATTGCTGAAATGTTAAATGGGGAACAAATGG GTGGGAGGAAAAAATCATCGTTCTTTTATGACATATGGAATATCAAGTATCTAAGTAAATTTAAGTGGGAGGATCTTACGGAAGAAATCG CTTACAAGCATGCTCTTAGGGAGCAGAAATTAACTTTGGAAATATCTGCTGCCAAGAGGGAACGGAATTTCTACATGGACAAGGTTGATAAGTCTAAAGGCCTGACTGCCATAGAAGAACGGATGAAAAAG AAGCAGAAGGTCCAAGAACAAGGCTCGGAGATAAATTCAGATCCCCAAGTGGATCAGCAAGAACCAAAAGTAATTCGCCAATTCCAACAGACAAGGCCAGTTAAGGATGATTCAGCCCAGACCAAACTTCGAATGTCTAGAGATGTCTTGGCCGGG GTATTTGGTGGAAAATGA